GATTCAAAGCCAGGATAGCCCGCTCTACGCCGAAAAATCGAAGCAATCACAATACGACGGTGGGCTACGCACGCCAATTCTTGTTCGTTGGCCCAAGAAAATCCCAGCACGCACCTGCGAGACGCCCATATTGTCGATCGATATCGTGCCGACAATTCTTGCTGCCATCGGTCAGCAACCGACCAAGGAAATGCAGGGACTGAATCTGCTAGACGATAAAGCGGTCGTTAACCGAAAAACGATTTTCGGCGAGTGCTTCACTCACAACGCCATCGATCTCGAACGCCCGGCCGCGAACCTGCGCTGGCGCTGGGCCATCTCGGCCGGTAAGAAGCTGATCGTGCCTGATCCTAAAAACGAGTCCGACGCGGTCGTTGAACTTTACGACCTAGCGGTCGATCCGCAGGAAACCAAGAACCTGGCCAGCGCGCATCCCAATATCGTCAGCAAAATGCGCGACGAACTAGATGCCTGGTGGAACCCTGCGAAGGATTAGTGAACGCGCACGCAAACGCGGTGCGTGTGATGCGCAAACTGAGAGGCGGACGAGACGTCCGCCCCCCGAGGTTGTGCATATTGCCGTGACTTTCTACTTCTTCGCCACAGCCGCTTGGGCTGCTGCCAATCGCGCGATAGGTACGCGGAACGGCGAGCAACTGACGTAATCCAAACCGATGGCATGGCAGAAGTGAACGCTGGCAGGGTCGCCGCCATGCTCGCCGCAGATGCCGATTTTCAGATTTGGCCGCGCCTTGCGGCCGCCAGCGACGGCGATCTTCATTAGTTCGCCCACTCCCGCCTGATCGATGGTCTGGAACGGGTCGTTGGGGATGATGTCGTGCTCGCGGTAGTAGTTGATGTAGCCCGCATAGTCGTCGCGGCTCATGCCGAGCGTCGTTTGCGTTAGGTCGTTGGTGCCAAAACTGAAGAACTCGGCCTTACCGGCGATTTGCTCGGCGACAACCGTGGCCCGGGGCACCTCGATCATTGTTCCGACCAGGTATTCGACTTCGACCTTCTTCTCGGCAAAGACCTTAGCTGCGGTGTCGCGGACGATGGCTTCCTGATCCTTAAGCTCGGCTTCGAAGCCGACCAGCGGAATCATCACCTCGGGCAGGACGGCGATACCGGCCTTCTTCACGTCGCAAGCTGCTTCGAAGATCGCTCGGGCCTGCATCCGCGTGATCTCGGGATAAACGATTCCCAACCGGCAGCCACGGTGACCGAGCATCGGGTTGAACTCGTGCAGTTCCGCAACGCGACGGGCGATCGTTTCGGCGGGCACGTTAATCTTCTTACCCAACGCGGCCTGCTCGGGGCCCGAGTGCGGCAAGAACTCGTGCAACGGCGGATCAAGCAAACGGATCGTGACCGGGCGGCCGTTCATCGCACGGAACAGACCGTCGAAATCCTTGCGTTGAAACGGCAACAGCTTGGTCAGCGCCTTCTCGCGATCCTCAAGCGTGTCGGCCAGGATCATCTCGCGGAAGTCGTCGATGTGGTCGAAGAACATGTGCTCGGTGCGGCACAGGCCAATCCCTTCGGCGCCGAAGGCGATAGCCTCGAGAGCCTGCTTCGGCTCGTCGGCGTTTGTGCGCACTTTCAATTTGCGATTTTCGTCGACCCAAGTCATGAGCTGCTCGAAACGCTTGTACGTCTCGGACTCGGCCGGCTTGAGGGTCTTGGTGATGAGCACTTGCAGAATTTCGCTGGGACGGTCTTCGACCTTACCTTTGAAAACTTCGCCGGTGAAACCGTCGATCGAGATCACGTCCCCTTCACGCAGCACCTGATCACCGACGGTGACCGTGGCCTTGTGGTAGTCGACGTTCAGTTCACCGCAACCGACGATACAGGCTTTGCCCATTTGCCGGCTCACCAGCGCGGCGTGCGAACTGGCACCGCCGAAGGCAGTGAGAATGCCCTTGGCGATCTTCATACCGCGAAGATCTTCGGGGCTCGTTTCGCGGCGGACCAGGATCAGTTCGACCTTATTGTCCTTTAGCCATTGCGCTTCGGCATCCGAGGCGTGGAAAACAATCTTGCCCGACGCGGCCCCTGGCCCAGCGTTGATACCCTTGGCCAGCATACGTCCTTCGGCCAGCGCGGCCCGCTTGCTCGCCGGATCGTAGATCGGCTGTAGCAGCTGATTCAAATCGTCGGCCGGAATGCGCTTGGCTTGCAAGGCATCTTGCTTGGTGATCAGCCCTTCGTTCACCAGGTCGACCGCGATACGCACGGCGGCAAAGCCGGTGCGCTTGGCGTTGCGGGTTTGCAACATCCAGACACGATTGCGCTGCACAGTAAACTCGATGTCTTGCACTTCTTTGTAGTGCTTTTCGAGCTTCTGGCCGATCTCGGTCAATTCCTTGAACGCGTTGGGCATATCCTTGACCAGCGTCTCTTCGATACGCTTCGGCGTACGAATGCCGGCCACGACGTCTTCGCCCTGGGCGTTGATCAGGTAGTCGCCGTTGAGCCCGGGCAGACCGAGCGCCACGTCACGCGTCATGGCCACGCCCGTCGCGCAGTCGTCGCCGAGGTTGCCGAACACCATTGCTTGAACGTTGACGGCCGTTCCCCATTCGTGAGGAATGCCGTAGGTGCGGCGGTAGACCACGGCTCGGTCATTCATCCAACTGCCGAACACGGCGCCGATCGCACCCCACACCTGCTCCATCGGCTCGTCTGGGAAATCCTTGCCGGTTCCCTTCTTGATGGCTTGCTTGAATTCGGCGACAAGTTCCTTGAGTTGCGGCGCGGTCAACTCGCTATCGAGCTTCACGCCCGCCGCCTTCTTTTTCGCCTCGAGGATTTCCTCGAAGGGATCATGATCGTTCTTTGACTTGGGCTTCATGTCCAGCACGACGTCGCCGTACATCTGCACAAAGCGGCGGTAGCTGTCCCAGGCGAAACGTTCGTTGCCGGATTGCTTGGCCAGGGCTTCGACCGTCTTGTCGTTCAAGCCGATGTTCAGCACCGTATCCATCATGCCGGGCATCGACTCGCGCGCCCCCGAGCGGCACGACACCAACAGCGGGTTCGTGGTCGAACCGAACTTGGCCCCCATTTCTTCTTCGATCTTGGCCATCGCCGCGGCAACGGCGTCGCGAAGTTCGGGCGGATACTTGCGATCGTGCGCGTAGTAATACGTGCAGACGTTGGTGCCGATCGTGAAGCCGGCCGGTACGGGCAGGCCGATCTTGGTCATTTCGGCCAGGTTGGCCCCTTTGCCGCCAAGCAAGTCGCGCAGCTTAGCGTCGCCATCGGTACCGTTGCGTCCGAACGAATACACGTACTTTTCATTGGCCATATTTGGCATCCTTCGCGCTGGGGCGAAAACGTACAGACAGCGTTCGCCGTCCTGGTTGATGACTAGCTAGCAATGGGCCTTTTACGCCACGAAAATCCCTTTTCGAGGGGATTCCGTTCGTTGCCCTCGTCCTTAGGCTGCCGAGGGCTCCCGCTAGAGAAAACTCCAGCGAGAGGGGCTGCCGGGCGTGCCAGTCAGGGGCGAATCGGTCGAGGCGGGGCCGTTTCAAACGATCGCCGGAGTCTA
This genomic interval from Pirellulales bacterium contains the following:
- the ppdK gene encoding pyruvate, phosphate dikinase, producing the protein MANEKYVYSFGRNGTDGDAKLRDLLGGKGANLAEMTKIGLPVPAGFTIGTNVCTYYYAHDRKYPPELRDAVAAAMAKIEEEMGAKFGSTTNPLLVSCRSGARESMPGMMDTVLNIGLNDKTVEALAKQSGNERFAWDSYRRFVQMYGDVVLDMKPKSKNDHDPFEEILEAKKKAAGVKLDSELTAPQLKELVAEFKQAIKKGTGKDFPDEPMEQVWGAIGAVFGSWMNDRAVVYRRTYGIPHEWGTAVNVQAMVFGNLGDDCATGVAMTRDVALGLPGLNGDYLINAQGEDVVAGIRTPKRIEETLVKDMPNAFKELTEIGQKLEKHYKEVQDIEFTVQRNRVWMLQTRNAKRTGFAAVRIAVDLVNEGLITKQDALQAKRIPADDLNQLLQPIYDPASKRAALAEGRMLAKGINAGPGAASGKIVFHASDAEAQWLKDNKVELILVRRETSPEDLRGMKIAKGILTAFGGASSHAALVSRQMGKACIVGCGELNVDYHKATVTVGDQVLREGDVISIDGFTGEVFKGKVEDRPSEILQVLITKTLKPAESETYKRFEQLMTWVDENRKLKVRTNADEPKQALEAIAFGAEGIGLCRTEHMFFDHIDDFREMILADTLEDREKALTKLLPFQRKDFDGLFRAMNGRPVTIRLLDPPLHEFLPHSGPEQAALGKKINVPAETIARRVAELHEFNPMLGHRGCRLGIVYPEITRMQARAIFEAACDVKKAGIAVLPEVMIPLVGFEAELKDQEAIVRDTAAKVFAEKKVEVEYLVGTMIEVPRATVVAEQIAGKAEFFSFGTNDLTQTTLGMSRDDYAGYINYYREHDIIPNDPFQTIDQAGVGELMKIAVAGGRKARPNLKIGICGEHGGDPASVHFCHAIGLDYVSCSPFRVPIARLAAAQAAVAKK